A genomic segment from Spinacia oleracea cultivar Varoflay chromosome 3, BTI_SOV_V1, whole genome shotgun sequence encodes:
- the LOC110797510 gene encoding protein FAR1-RELATED SEQUENCE 11 has protein sequence MSVVSVVDMGCDEDDRDSMVVYDDPSDERCLSLDDTSSADDSANETGLTLEVTNDIVPYIGQRFSSHDSAYEFYSDFAKRCGFSIRRHRTEGKDGVGKGLTRRYFVCHRAGNTPVKVANENKPQRNRKSSRCGCQAYLRISKTTELGLSEWRVTGFVDHHNHDLLEPNQVRFLPAYRNISDTDKTRIFMYAKTGISVQQMMRLLELEKSVQPGYLPFTEKDVRNLIQSFRKMDPEEDTIDLLKMCTNIRDKDSNFRFDYTLDSNNNLENISWSYASSVQAYQMFGDAVVFDTTHRLTSFDMPLGIWVGINNYGMPCFFACVLMRQESLSSLSWALKVFVNFMNGKAPQTILTDQNMFLKEAVTVEMPTTKHVLCIWLVVAKFPSWFNAVLGERYNEWKAEFYRLYNLESVDEFELSWRDMISSFGLHTNRHIANLFALRSLWALSYLKSHFMAGLTTTSQSKSINAFIQRFLSAQTRLAHFVEQVAVAVDFKDQAGEQQTMQQNLQNISLKTGAPMETHAASVLTPFAFSKLQEQLVLAAHYASFQMEDGFLVRHHTKLQGGQKVYWDPQEGIVSCSCDQFEFSGIICRHALRVLSTGNCFQIPERYLPLRWRRVNSSASKPQGTLNDHGEKVQRLQSMVSTLVSESSKSKERLDLATEQVSILLLRIREQSVSTTLVSRDATMHRNFS, from the exons ATGTCAGTAGTTTCGGTGGTTGATATGGGTTGTGATGAAGATGATAGGGATTCAATGGTGGTCTATGACGATCCCTCGGATGAGAGGTGTTTGTCTTTGGATGATACAAGTAGTGCCGATGATTCAGCTAACGAGACTGGGCTTACATTAGAAGTCACAAATGATATTGTTCCTTATATAGGTCAGAGGTTTAGTTCACATGATTCTGCTTATGAATTCTATAGTGATTTTGCAAAGAGATGTGGATTTTCAATTAGGCGGCATCGAACCGAAGGGAAGGATGGTGTTGGAAAAGGGTTAACTAGGCGTTACTTCGTTTGCCATCGTGCTGGGAATACACCGGTTAAGGTTGCGAATGAGAATAAGCCCCAAAGGAACAGGAAATCTTCACGTTGTGGTTGTCAAGCGTACTTGAGAATTAGCAAGACAACTGAATTAGGTCTTTCTGAATGGCGTGTCACTGGTTTTGTTGATCATCATAACCATGATTTGTTGGAACCCAATCAGGTCCGTTTCTTGCCTGCTTACCGAAATATATCGGATACTGATAAAACCCGCATCTTTATGTATGCAAAGACTGGAATTTCTGTACAGCAGATGATGAGGCTGTTGGAGCTAGAGAAATCTGTACAACCTGGATACCTTCCTTTTACAGAGAAGGATGTTCGGAACTTAATCCAGTCGTTTAGGAAAATGGATCCGGAAGAGGACACTATAGACCTCTTAAAAATGTGCACTAACATTAGGGACAAGGATTCTAACTTTAGATTTGACTACactttggattcaaacaacaaTTTAGAGAACATTTCGTGGTCCTATGCTTCATCAGTTCAAGCATATCAGATGTTTGGTGATGCGGTGGTGTTCGATACTACACATCGCTTGACTTCTTTTGACATGCCTCTTGGAATTTGGGTTGGAATAAATAATTATGGAATGCCTTGTTTCTTTGCCTGTGTACTTATGCGTCAGGAAAGTTTGAGCTCATTATCATGGGCTTTAAAG GTATTTGTAAACTTTATGAATGGTAAGGCTCCGCAGACAATATTGACGGATCAAAATATGTTCCTCAAAGAGGCGGTGACAGTGGAGATGCCAACCACTAAACATGTGTTGTGCATATGGCTGGTTGTAGCAAAGTTTCCATCCTGGTTTAATGCTGTCCTGGGAGAACGGTACAATGAGTGGAAGGCAGAGTTCTATCGACTTTATAACTTAGAGTCCGTTGACGAGTTTGAGTTGAGTTGGAGGGATATGATTAGTTCTTTTGGTTTACACACTAACAGGCATATTGCCAATTTGTTTGCCTTAAGGTCACTCTGGGCATTATCGTACTTGAAAAGCCATTTCATGGCTGGTTTGACAACTACCAGCCAATCAAAGTCAATCAATGCTTTTATACAACGTTTTCTTAGTGCACAAACACGGCTTGCTCATTTTGTGGAACAA GTTGCTGTAGCTGTTGATTTTAAAGATCAGGCTGGAGAGCAACAAACAATGCAACAGAATTTACAAAACATTAGCCTGAAAACTGGAGCACCAATGGAAACCCATGCTGCATCAGTCCTCACGCCCTTTGCATTCTCCAAGCTACAGGAGCAACTTGTTCTGGCTGCCCACTATGCTTCTTTCCAGATGGAAGATGGTTTTCTTGTGCGACACCACACCAAACTCCAGGGAGGCCAGAAAGTGTACTGGGACCCACAAGAAGGCATCGTTAGTTGCAGCTGCGACCAGTTTGAGTTCTCAGGTATCATATGTCGGCATGCCCTCCGAGTTCTTTCAACTGGAAATTGCTTTCAGATCCCTGAAAGATATCTTCCTCTGAGATGGCGGCGGGTCAATTCATCTGCCTCGAAGCCCCAGGGCACTCTTAATGACCATGGAGAAAAAGTTCAACGGTTGCAGAGCATGGTATCTACACTGGTTTCAGAGTCCTCAAAATCAAAGGAACGCTTAGATTTAGCAACTGAGCAAGTATCTATCCTTTTGTTAAGGATCAGGGAGCAGTCGGTTTCGACCACGTTAGTTTCAAGAGATGCCACCATGCATAGGAATTTTAGTTAA
- the LOC110797502 gene encoding uncharacterized protein, translated as MEVPSGLTWSLRKIWSGREDLVATGCAQYVFNGKYSIKNMYKCLKGESQKVEWKRLICNNSASPKSVFVLWLAIQNRLPTRDRLLSWHMDIDGTFTLCNQVDESVDHLFFNCDYASAVWDAVIQKVGHGETRPPFTEEITRAAKKSRKGKTKNKVFSLAFTETVYQIWLQRNQRIFTSKADPATTVVNRILFIAACRCTDEMSEQLL; from the coding sequence ATGGAGGTGCCTTCTGGTCTCACCTGGTCACTGAGGAAGATTTGGAGTGGAAGGGAGGATCTAGTTGCTACTGGTTGTGCTCAATATGTGTTTAATGGGAAATATAGCATCAAGAACATGTACAAATGCTTGAAAGGTGAAAGTCAGAAGGTGGAATGGAAAAGGCTAATCTGCAACAATTCTGCTAGTCCAAAGAGTGTCTTTGTTCTGTGGCTAGCCATTCAGAATAGGCTTCCCACCAGGGATAGATTGCTCAGTTGGCATATGGATATTGATGGCACCTTTACTCTGTGTAACCAGGTAGATGAATCTGTTGATCATCTATTTTTCAACTGTGACTATGCCAGTGCTGTATGGGATGCTGTGATTCAGAAAGTTGGACATGGAGAGACAAGACCGCCATTTACTGAGGAGATTACTAGAGCAGCAAAGAAGTCTAGGAAAGGAAAGACTAAGAACAAAGTGTTCAGTCTAGCTTTCACTGAGACAGTGTATCAGATTTGGCTGCAAAGGAACCAGAGGATCTTCACTAGCAAAGCTGACCCTGCTACTACTGTTGTTAATAGAATTTTGTTTATTGCTGCTTGTAGATGTACTGATGAGATGAGTGAGCAATTACTGTAG